One Xylanibacillus composti genomic region harbors:
- a CDS encoding GNAT family N-acetyltransferase, whose protein sequence is MKQLRPHLEEKTFVERIKYLQTKYGYKLITFVEDGEVKAASGFRICDSLAWGRYLYVDDLITDETSRSKGYASQLFDWLEEELLREKWSL, encoded by the coding sequence ATGAAACAATTGCGCCCCCATCTTGAAGAAAAAACATTTGTGGAGAGGATCAAATATCTTCAAACGAAATACGGATATAAGTTAATTACCTTCGTAGAAGATGGAGAAGTAAAGGCCGCCTCCGGGTTTCGAATATGTGACTCGTTAGCGTGGGGGAGATATTTGTATGTGGATGATCTAATCACCGATGAAACTTCCCGTTCAAAAGGGTATGCTAGTCAGTTATTCGACTGGTTGGAAGAAGAACTGCTGCGGGAAAAGTGGAGTCTGTAA
- the lexA gene encoding transcriptional repressor LexA yields MTKLSSRQQAILEYIKSEVREKGYPPSVREIGEAVGLASSSTVHGHLDRLEKKGLIRRDPTKPRAIEIIGMNDHAESDFSMSIVRVPLVGKVTAGMPITATENIEDYFPLSSHIVGDHTVFMLTIVGDSMIDAGIHDGDYVVVRQQPNANNGDIVVAMTEDDEATVKRFYRERDHIRLQPENTTMAPILLPNVTILGKVIGLYRDIH; encoded by the coding sequence TTGACTAAGCTTTCCAGCCGTCAACAGGCAATATTAGAATACATAAAGAGCGAAGTGCGCGAGAAGGGGTATCCGCCTTCCGTACGGGAGATCGGAGAGGCCGTCGGTTTGGCATCCAGTTCGACTGTGCACGGACATTTGGACCGACTGGAAAAGAAGGGACTGATCCGGCGCGACCCGACCAAACCGCGGGCCATCGAGATTATCGGCATGAACGATCATGCGGAATCGGACTTTTCCATGTCGATCGTACGCGTGCCGCTCGTCGGCAAGGTTACAGCGGGTATGCCGATCACTGCAACGGAGAATATCGAGGACTACTTCCCGTTGTCGAGCCATATCGTGGGAGACCATACGGTCTTCATGCTCACCATTGTGGGTGACAGCATGATTGATGCGGGCATCCATGACGGCGATTACGTTGTCGTTCGCCAGCAGCCGAACGCAAATAACGGGGACATCGTAGTCGCCATGACCGAGGACGATGAAGCCACGGTCAAGCGCTTCTACCGCGAACGCGACCATATCCGCCTGCAGCCGGAGAATACAACCATGGCGCCCATACTGTTGCCTAACGTGACGATCTTGGGCAAGGTTATCGGGCTGTATCGGGATATTCATTAA